The DNA segment TCTATTGGGCAGATATATTCGCAATCTTAAGCTAAAAAAATAAGTATATAGATCATAACACCCATATAACAACTTGTAATCAACCCATCAAATACAAGTTTACCAATTTTTCTGTGTCTTTTTATTTCAATTGCTTTTATTCCCTCTTGTTTATAGATTCTGTAAGTTGTAATATATAGATAAAACCAACAAAGAACAGTTAGAAAAGCAATTATTATATGAATACTTAAAATAGAGATAAGGAAGTAGAAATAAAGACCCGTTTCATCTTTTGTTAATTCTGTAAAACCACCAATCATTCTAATATATATTTCAAAAAAAATTACAAAAATAACAGTAGTTGCCAATAGAGTTGATTGGCTTATAAAATGAATTTTATACATTTTTTTAACTGCAAAGAGTATGCTAATTCCAAAAAGTATTGGCAGTATTGCAAAATATATAGTAACTAAGTCTAAAAATAGAGGCGCTTTTGCCCCTAAAAAACCCTCTTTTAAGAAAAACATATTAATCTCTTTGAGCTTTTACTCTTTTCTCAATTAATAGGGCACCAAAAGGTAGAAGTGAAAATACAAAAAGTTGAAACATAAAACCTTTATTCCAGTTCTTATTAATTTTTGTTTGAAATAAAGAAAGCATAAAAAATATAAATAAAATTCCGTGAACCATTCCAAAAATTTTTACAGGGTAAGGATTCTCACCTATGTATTTGATTGGCATGGCTATAAAAATAAGTAGTAAAAAAGAGATTCCTTCTATTGCAGAGATAATTCTAAATCTATTTACTGAGTCATTAAACATAATATTCCTCGATTTTTTTTGATATTATAGTTAGAAAAAATTATATTTAGATTATATAAATAATAAAAATTTTCTTTTTATAAAATTATAATTTTATTTTGTGGATTTATTGTAGATATGATGTTTATTGGTTGTTTTAATTGATTTCTGAAAATTCATCAAAATTTTCAATAAAAATTTTTACTAAATTTGGGTCAAACTGGGTTCCACTATTTTTAATAATGTACTCTTTTGCTTTCTCTTTTTCCCAAGCCTCTTTGTAACATCTTTTATTTGTAAGAGCATCAAATACATCTGCAAGGGCTGTAATTCTCCCATGAAGAGTGATTTCCTCACCCTTTATTCCCCTTGGATAACCTGTTCCATCCCATCTTTCATGGTGTTCATAGGCAACGTGTGCGGCCATATCCAAAGTACTTTTTTTTGTATCTTTTAAAAAGTTGTATCCTATCTCAGAGTGCTTTTTCATCTCTTCATACTCTTCATTGGTTAATTTCCCTGGTTTAAGTAAGATTGCGTCAGAAATTCCTATTTTACCCACATCATGCATAGGTGAAACAGTCTTTAGTGTTTGTGCATACTCCTCAGTCATTCCTACTTTTAGTGCTAAAAGATATGAGATTTTAGCTACTCTTTTAATATGATAAGGATCATCTATATATCTTTTCTCTATAATTTCACCAAGTATTTCAATTAGTTTATTTTGAGTATTAAGCATCTCTTCTTTAAGTAAAATTATCTTTTTACTTTGTTTTTCATTTAACTCTTCCCTTTGAATTAAAGAGACTCTCATCTTTTCAAATTTATTTGCAAGTTCTCCCATCTCATCATTTGATTCAAGATAAATCTCTTTTGTAAAATCACCAAGTGCAATTTGTTTTGTGACACTAGATAAGTAATCAATAGAACTAGTAATCTTTTTTACAAGATAGTAGAGAAAAATTATAATTATAATAAAAGTAAATATACTAAAAGAAAATATTGTATTTTTATAAAGATTCATAAGCTCTATTATGTTTTTTCTTGTGTAATAGATATCTAAAGTACCTATATTTTCATTTTTGTATTTTAAATTGATGCTACTTATGATTAGATTCTCTTCATTTTTTTCTTTTTTATCTAAAGTTATATTTATATTATTACTAAAATCATGTAGTTTAATTTTTACAATCTCTGTATCCCTATAAAGGGAGTCTAAAAGTAGAGTTAACACCTCTTTATTAAACTCATATAAGAGTGCAGAGACAGACTCTTTGTAAAGCTTTTTATTATCTTCTATCTTTAGATTTAACTCTTTTTCTAAACTCTCTTTTTTTATTGAAATAATAAAATATGAGTATATTGAAAAAGATACAATTGTTGTTAGAAATAGAATTACAAATATTTTTGTAAAGAGCTTCATCTATAATTCTCCAACTTAATATTATATTTTTCATAACTACTGTCAAAGTTTCTGATATAAGGGTTAGTTAACCTATATATCTTCATATTTTTCATATTTATAATTGACATGTTTTTTTTAAACTCTATATTAAAAAGTCTATTAAATGAACCATCATCAAAGGCCATTTTTAAACCCTCTTCTATTCTTTTGATTGCAGCTTTATTTGATTTGTGAGTAAAAAAAAACTTTGGAAGGGGATAATAGATGAGAAAACTCTTTTCATATCTTAGATTCATCTCTTTATTCCTTTCTAACTGTTTTTTTACTTGTAAAATCCCTTGTAAGTAGATATCAATTCTATTTTTAGCTAACATTAGGCAAGTGCTTTCATTATTTGGGCATGATATTACATTAAAGTTATGAAATTTTAGAATATCAATATCTAACCAACCAACACCTTGTCCTATTATTAAGTTTTTTATTTTTTCTAGAGTATCATATTTTTCTGGATGATTTTCAAGATTTGGAGAAATAAATGCAATTCTATATCCATAACTTCCCCTTTGAGTAGGAACATTTGCATATATAAGGTTGCCTAATAGTAAATCATCTGAAGCAGAAGCATTTAAAATAAAGTTTTTTATTTTATTCTCTTTTGCAGTATAAATTGCTCTTTTTTTATTCATTTTCTCTGAAGGAATTAACTCATATTCTCCATAAAGGGGTATTGTTTTATCCAAAGCAAGTTTTAAAAGTTTGTAATCATAATTTTTATATTTATGTAAAACAGTATCCTCTTTATTTTCATTATTGTTATATACAAAGATAGTTTTTGAATATAGTTTCTGGGAATTAACAAATAAAAGAGAAAAATAGAATAAAATAACTAATTTTACCATCATATACTCGCTATTTATGTTATAAAATAATTATACACTCTTTTGATTTATTTTTTATAATTTATTATTGAAAATATAATTTTTTGATGATCTCTATTTGTTTATTTTGTAAGTAGTTAAATTTGAATTCACACTCTTTTAAATAGTAGAAAAAATTATCTTCTGTAATACCTTTGTATTTTTTTAGGTTCTCTTCTAAATATTTCCAAAAAACACTAAGTGGTGTGGAATAGGCATATTGAGAGTAAATTTTATGCCACTTTAGGTAGTTTTCAAAGCTTTTATTATCTTCTCCTCTGTCATAACGTCTTAGTTTTGGCATTAAAAGTGTAAATACTTTTCTATTTGAATAGAATCCTATAATATTAACTGCTTCATATAAAGAGCGTTTTTTATCTCTTTTTTGTCTATTTGTAAAGTAATAATACTCTTCATAGGAACTATTATCTAATATAGAACTATAGTGTTGCTCTTCTAAATAGTATGCAACAAGTTTCCTAAAAAGCATATATCTATTTTGTACTGTTCTATAGTTTAGTTTGAGTCTGTTAGCACAACTATTGGCATTGATATTATTACAAAAAAATTCAATTACTCTTAAATCTGTATCTATTTTTCTAGGTGAGAATTTTCTTTTGCAAACACTACATTTTTTATTCTCATCTCTTAAATGATAGATTCTTTTGCTATTACAGTATGGGCAAATCATTTTTTTAGAATAGGCTTTGCAAAATCTATAACTTTTAGAGCAATAAAACCTATTATTACTCCAAAAAGAATCTCAACTATAAAAAATAGAAAAGAGGAAAAATTTCCAAAATTACTATTTATAAACTCTTCCAAAAAAGTTAATGCATGGGTTTGATGGGCAACAATACTTCCTCCAACTGCAAGCATTGCAACAGTACCAATAATTGAGATGATTTTTATAATAACTGGCATTGATGAAACAAGAGAGTTGCCTATTTTTTTCATCAATAAAGATTTTTTTTCTTGGAGGTAAAAACCTATATCATCAAGTTTTATTATAAGTGCAACAATTCCATAAACAGCAATTGTAGTTAAAATACCAACTATAATTAAAACAGTTAATTTAACAGAAAATTCCGATTGAGAGAGAATACTAAGTGCTATTACAATAATCTCAAAAGAGAGAATAAAGTCTGTTTTAATTGCACTCTTTACCTTTTGTGCTTCAAACTCTTGACTACTTAGTTTTGAAGTTTGTTTCTCCTCTTTTATCTCTTCTTTATGATTATGAAGTTTTTCTAAAACAGTTTCAACTCCCTCATAGGCTAAATAGATACCTCCTAAAATAAGAGCTGGAGCTATTAACCAAGGAGCAAAAAAGTTTAATATAAGAACTATTGGAATAATTATAAATTTATTTTTTAAACTTCCAAGTGCAATTTTATAAACAATAGGAAGTTCTCTTTTTGCAGCATTCTTTTGTGCTACTTTTATGGCTTTATCTCTTATCTTTTCAAGTTCACTTAAAAGCTCTTTTTTACTCTTCTCTTCAAGGTTCTCAATATTGTTTTTAAACTCTTTTATATTTGAAGCTTTTTCAAGCTCTTTTTTTAAAATATCAGAAGTAGTTTCACTTGTAAAACTTGATATTGCAGCTAAGTCATCTATTAATAATCCAGAAGATTTTGAACTTGCTAATTTAGTATATGTAGCAATATCATCAAAAAGAACTCCCATGTCATCAAATGTTGTAGCCAAACTTTTTGAAGTTGTTGCCATTGATTTTCCAGCTAATGAGCTTATATCATCTGCTAAAATTGAGAGATATCCCAATATACCTGACATTATCTATCCTTGTCTATTTTGTTACCCTTAGGGTTTCTTAGTCCAAATAATACATAAGAGTACCATAATATTAGTTTAATTTTAGTTTACATAGACTAGACTGTGAAAAAATGAACAAATATTCATAAAGGATAAAATATGTGTAAAGATTGCGGATGTAGTATAACTGACCACCACCATCATCACGACCATGACCATGACCATGAACACGATCATGACCACTCTCACGAACACCATCATCATGGAGATTCATCATCTCATCAAGCAGCCCATGAAACTCTTCATCATAATCCACAACTAAATGATAGTAAAACTATCTCTGTTATTCAAAAGATTTTAGATAAGAATGACCATGAGGCAGCTCATAATAGAGCACACTTCAATGAGCATAAAGTATTAGGAATAAATCTAATGAGTAGTCCAGGAAGTGGGAAAACAACACTACTTGAACATTTAGCAGATATTGCAGATTTTAAATATGCTGTTGTTGAAGGTGATCTAGAGACAAATAAAGATGCAGATAGACTTGTTAAAAAAGGTATAAAAGCTGTACAAATCCAAACAGGAAGTGCATGTCACTTGGATGCATTTATGGTACATAAAGGACTTCACGATGTGAAGTTAGAGGATATTGATGTATGTTTTGTTGAAAATGTAGGAAATCTAGTATGTCCAGCTTCATATGATGTGGGGACACACTTAAATATTGTTTTAGTTTCAGTTCCAGAAGGGGAAGATAAAATAGCAAAATATCCAGTAATGTTTAGAGCTGCTGATTTAATACTTTTTACTAAAACTGACCTTCTTCCATATTTTGAATATGATTTAGAAAAAGAGAAAGAGGTTGCTAGAAAACTAAAACCAAATGTGGATATTTTAGAGGTATCAACAAAAGATAAAGAATCACTGCAAGCAGTAGTTGATTGGATAAACTATAAAAGAAAATTTAGATAAAAAAGTGTAAGTAATTACATTTAAAAATGAACATTTTTTAGGAGAAAATAGTATGTGTTTATCAATACCATCAAAAATTACAAGTATAGATGAAAAGAATAATATTGCAACAGTTGATACAATGGGAGTTGAAAGACAAGCTAGTTTAGACTTAATTGACCAAGAGGTAAAAGTAGGGGATTATGTCCTTATACATATTGGTTTTGCAATGAATAAAATTGATGAAGAGGATGCTTTAGCCTCTTTGGAAGTATATCGTGAGATTATAGAGAAGATGGAAGAGGATGACAGGCGTCAAGCAATCTTAGAGGATGATGCTTGTGCTAATAGGGCGTAGAGATGTCTGAATTAAAACTAAAAGATTTATATGATGGTTTTAGAGATCCAAAAGCTATAAAAGCCTTAAAAAAATTAATAGATGAAGAGTCTTTAAAACTTCCAAGAAAAATAAATGTAATGGAAGTTTGTGGAGGACATACCCACACTATTATGAAGTATGGATTAAATCAGCTTATGCCAAAAAATATTGAGTTTATTCATGGTCCAGGTTGTCCAGTTTGTGTAATGCCAAAAGAGAGAATTGACCATGCTTATATTTTAAGTTTGCAAGATGATGTGATTTTAGTAACTTTAGGGGATATGATAAAAGTTCCAGGAAGTAATGGAAGTTTGCAAGATGCTAGAAGTAAAGGAGCAGATGTAAGATTTGTTTATTCTCCTCTTGATACAATTAAAATTGCTTTGGAGAATCCAACTAAAAAGATTATATTTTTTGCAATTGGTTTTGAGACAACAACACCAATGACAGCAGCACTACTTGAACATGTAACAAAAAACAAAATAGAGAATATTCTTTTTCATATAAATCATATAACTGTTCCAGAACCTATGAGAGTTTTACTTGAAAGCGATGATTGCAAAATTGATGCTTTTATAGGTCCATCTCATGTTAGCGTAATTACAGGTTCAAAAATCTATGAAGAGTTTGTAAAGAATTATAATAAGCCAGTTGTTGTTGCAGGGTTTGAGCCAGTTGATGTAATGCAATCAATTTTAGCTTTGACAAAACAGTTCAATGAACAAAGATGTGAGTTAGAGATAGAGTACAGTAGAGCTGTATCTTATGATGGTAATTTAGCAGCACAAAGATTAAATGATAAATATTTCACAAGAGCAACACACTTTAGATGGAGAGGTTTGGGAGATATTCCTGATTCTGCTTTAAGACTAAAAGATGAGTACTCTTATCTTGATGCCGAAATTATATATAAAGATATCTTGCCAAATAAGAAGATAGATGATCATAAACTTTGTATTTGTGGAGATATTATGAGAGGAGTTGCTAAACCAAATGATTGCAAAGTTTTTGGAACAGCTTGTAAACCTAGCTCTCCACTTGGTTCTTGTATGGTTAGCTCTGAGGGCGCTTGTAGCGCATATTATAAATATGGGAATTTACTATAGATGAAAAAACTATTTATTATTAAAGCGGGAACTACTTTTAAAA comes from the Halarcobacter ebronensis genome and includes:
- a CDS encoding DUF808 family protein; translation: MSGILGYLSILADDISSLAGKSMATTSKSLATTFDDMGVLFDDIATYTKLASSKSSGLLIDDLAAISSFTSETTSDILKKELEKASNIKEFKNNIENLEEKSKKELLSELEKIRDKAIKVAQKNAAKRELPIVYKIALGSLKNKFIIIPIVLILNFFAPWLIAPALILGGIYLAYEGVETVLEKLHNHKEEIKEEKQTSKLSSQEFEAQKVKSAIKTDFILSFEIIVIALSILSQSEFSVKLTVLIIVGILTTIAVYGIVALIIKLDDIGFYLQEKKSLLMKKIGNSLVSSMPVIIKIISIIGTVAMLAVGGSIVAHQTHALTFLEEFINSNFGNFSSFLFFIVEILFGVIIGFIALKVIDFAKPILKK
- a CDS encoding DUF3817 domain-containing protein; its protein translation is MFNDSVNRFRIISAIEGISFLLLIFIAMPIKYIGENPYPVKIFGMVHGILFIFFMLSLFQTKINKNWNKGFMFQLFVFSLLPFGALLIEKRVKAQRD
- the hypB gene encoding hydrogenase nickel incorporation protein HypB; its protein translation is MCKDCGCSITDHHHHHDHDHDHEHDHDHSHEHHHHGDSSSHQAAHETLHHNPQLNDSKTISVIQKILDKNDHEAAHNRAHFNEHKVLGINLMSSPGSGKTTLLEHLADIADFKYAVVEGDLETNKDADRLVKKGIKAVQIQTGSACHLDAFMVHKGLHDVKLEDIDVCFVENVGNLVCPASYDVGTHLNIVLVSVPEGEDKIAKYPVMFRAADLILFTKTDLLPYFEYDLEKEKEVARKLKPNVDILEVSTKDKESLQAVVDWINYKRKFR
- a CDS encoding DUF420 domain-containing protein: MFFLKEGFLGAKAPLFLDLVTIYFAILPILFGISILFAVKKMYKIHFISQSTLLATTVIFVIFFEIYIRMIGGFTELTKDETGLYFYFLISILSIHIIIAFLTVLCWFYLYITTYRIYKQEGIKAIEIKRHRKIGKLVFDGLITSCYMGVMIYILIFLA
- a CDS encoding HypC/HybG/HupF family hydrogenase formation chaperone translates to MCLSIPSKITSIDEKNNIATVDTMGVERQASLDLIDQEVKVGDYVLIHIGFAMNKIDEEDALASLEVYREIIEKMEEDDRRQAILEDDACANRA
- the hypD gene encoding hydrogenase formation protein HypD, coding for MSELKLKDLYDGFRDPKAIKALKKLIDEESLKLPRKINVMEVCGGHTHTIMKYGLNQLMPKNIEFIHGPGCPVCVMPKERIDHAYILSLQDDVILVTLGDMIKVPGSNGSLQDARSKGADVRFVYSPLDTIKIALENPTKKIIFFAIGFETTTPMTAALLEHVTKNKIENILFHINHITVPEPMRVLLESDDCKIDAFIGPSHVSVITGSKIYEEFVKNYNKPVVVAGFEPVDVMQSILALTKQFNEQRCELEIEYSRAVSYDGNLAAQRLNDKYFTRATHFRWRGLGDIPDSALRLKDEYSYLDAEIIYKDILPNKKIDDHKLCICGDIMRGVAKPNDCKVFGTACKPSSPLGSCMVSSEGACSAYYKYGNLL
- a CDS encoding HD domain-containing phosphohydrolase produces the protein MKLFTKIFVILFLTTIVSFSIYSYFIISIKKESLEKELNLKIEDNKKLYKESVSALLYEFNKEVLTLLLDSLYRDTEIVKIKLHDFSNNINITLDKKEKNEENLIISSINLKYKNENIGTLDIYYTRKNIIELMNLYKNTIFSFSIFTFIIIIIFLYYLVKKITSSIDYLSSVTKQIALGDFTKEIYLESNDEMGELANKFEKMRVSLIQREELNEKQSKKIILLKEEMLNTQNKLIEILGEIIEKRYIDDPYHIKRVAKISYLLALKVGMTEEYAQTLKTVSPMHDVGKIGISDAILLKPGKLTNEEYEEMKKHSEIGYNFLKDTKKSTLDMAAHVAYEHHERWDGTGYPRGIKGEEITLHGRITALADVFDALTNKRCYKEAWEKEKAKEYIIKNSGTQFDPNLVKIFIENFDEFSEIN